Proteins encoded together in one Oncorhynchus mykiss isolate Arlee chromosome 7, USDA_OmykA_1.1, whole genome shotgun sequence window:
- the LOC110495416 gene encoding putative U2 small nuclear ribonucleoprotein auxiliary factor 35 kDa subunit-related protein 1 isoform X6, with amino-acid sequence MLDQAESQLENGGPWRNPEAPDFGTEQDRANCPFFLKTGACRFGDRCSRKHVHPPSSPTLMIRGMFATFGMDQRSRDDYDTDACLEHSEEEVQQQFVDFYEDVLPEFRTAGKVVQFKVSCNFEPHLRGNVYVQFDTEEQCREAFVMFNGRWYAGKQLQCEFSPVTRWKTAICGLFDRQKCPKGKHCNFLHVYRNPGNEFWEADRDLHMSPDRGGGGTGSFAGGRFSERSNRSSWTERSQSRRGERSRRSRSRESRIAQRRESLQSDRSWTSRTSTRLRSRSRDRESRDRSRDRRDRGRSRDRDRRDGSRDRDGSKREGWRGSPTEASRGRSRSASPGESSKRKRQGSRSPGESSKRKRQGSRSPGESSKRKRQGSRSPGESSKRKRQGSRSPGEASKRKRQGSRSPGESSKRKRRGSRSPGKTSQKDKQPANDSSDTAPSRHKHSKKSKKKKSKRRKPKRDKKSQTAGGQSSSAESGKESWDEEKPSPNLVDSSTRTPHEVDNTTQGTVDVDNTTQGTVEVDNTSQETVDVDNTSQETARVNAILSLMLSESLDNANAVTSDIQTQVKEEPEDPCPPIVPSPSPGDVDIAQTPGATDNSTPEANALSPDLHSIFLKQEYPSLPSVPEEECEQDGPETLPDSPDDDEP; translated from the exons ATGTTGGACCAGGCTGAGAGTCAG CTGGAGAATGGGGGTCCCTGGAGAAACCCTGAGGCTCCAGATTTTGGTACGGAGCAAGACCGGGCTAACTGCCCCTTCTTCCTCAAAACTGGAGCCTGCCGCTTTGGTGACAG GTGCTCTCGTAAGCATGTCCACCCCCCGTCCAGCCCTACTCTGATGATCCGGGGGATGTTTGCGACTTTCGGGATGGACCAGAGGTCACGGGACGACTACGATACAGACGCCTGTCTGGAGCACAGCGAGGAGGAGGTACAACAGCAGTTTGTGGATTTCTACGAGGATGTACTTCCTGAGTTCAGGACTGCTGGCAAGGTGGTGCAGTTTAAG GTCAGCTGCAACTTTGAGCCACATTTGAGAGGAAATGTTTATGTCCAGTTTGACAC AGAGGAGCAGTGCAGAGAGGCCTTCGTGATGTTCAATGGAAGATGGTACGCTGGTAAACAGCTCCAGTGTGAGTTCTCTCCTGTCACCAGATGGAAGACTGCTATATGTG GTTTGTTCGACCGACAGAAGTGTCCGAAAGGAAAGCACTGCAACTTCCTGCACGTGTACCGTAACCCTGGAAACGAGTTCTGGGAGGCGGACAGGGACCTGCACATGTCCCCCGACCGGGGAGGAGGGGGTACCGGGTCTTTCGCTGGGGGCCGGTTCTCTGAGAGGAGTAACCGCTCCTCGTGGACCGAGAGGTCACAGAGCCGACggggggagaggagcaggaggagtagGAGCAGGGAGAGCAGAATAGCCCAAAGGAGAGAGAGTCTTCAGAGTGACAGGTCTTGGACCAGTCGTACCAGCACAAGACTCAGGTCGAGGAGTAGGGACAGAGAAAGTAGAGACAGGAGCAGAGATAGGAGGGACAGAGGCAGGAGCAGGGACAGAGACCGGCGGGATGGGAGCAGAGACCGAgatgggagcaagagagaggggtggaggggttcaCCCACAGAGGCTAGTAGGGGGAGATCCAGATCAGCCAGCCCTGGAGAGTCCTctaagaggaagagacaggggagcAGGAGCCCTGGAGAGTCCTctaagaggaagagacaggggagcAGGAGCCCTGGAGAGTCCTctaagaggaagagacaggggagcAGGAGCCCTGGAGAGTCCTctaagaggaagagacaggggagcAGGAGCCCTGGAGAGGCCTctaagaggaagagacaggggagcAGGAGCCCTGGAGAGTCCTCTAAGAGGAAGAGACGGGGGAGCAGGAGCCCTGGGAAAACATCCCAAAAAGACAAGCAGCCAGCCAACGACAGCAGCGACACAGCTCCATCACGCCACAAACACTCCAAAAAAAGCAAAAAGAAGAAGAGCAAGAGGAGGAAACCCAAGAGGGACAAAAAGAGCCAGACGGCTGGGGGTCAGAGTTCATCTGCAGAGTCGGGGAAGGAGTCTTGGGACGAGGAGAAACCCTCTCCAAACCTTGTAGACAGCAGTACACGGACTCCTCATGAGGTAGACAACACTACCCAGGGGACTGTGGATGTAGACAACACTACCCAGGGGACTGTGGAGGTAGACAACACTTCCCAGGAGACTGTGGATGTAGACAACACTTCCCAGGAGACTGCTAGGGTAAATGCCATACTTAGTCTCATGTTGTCTGAGTCTCTTGATAATGCCAATGCAGTCACTTCAGACATACAGACCCAGGTCAAGGAGGAGCCTGAGGATCCCTGTCCACCTATTGTCCCCTCTCCTAGCCCTGGGGATGTGGACATCGCTCAGACTCCTGGGGCCACTGACAACAGTACTCCTGAGGCAAACGCACTCTCCCCAGACCTCCATAGTATCTTCCTCAAGCAGGAGTATCCCTCTCTACCCAGTGTGCCTGAAGAGGAATGtgaacaggatggacctgagacGCTGCCTGATTCCCCTGACGATGATGAACCATAG
- the LOC110495416 gene encoding U2 small nuclear ribonucleoprotein auxiliary factor 35 kDa subunit-related protein 2 isoform X2 — protein MVVPKNHTVVLQKRRASLKKKERRKRKRQALAKAQIRESGENGDDSPPEQDDDEEERKAEEERRRLDQEWLERERLAQQEFRLRWEREDAARKRQEEEEARIKQEWEAQQRREEEEKEQKQQEKRDREEAVQKMLDQAESQLENGGPWRNPEAPDFGTEQDRANCPFFLKTGACRFGDRCSRKHVHPPSSPTLMIRGMFATFGMDQRSRDDYDTDACLEHSEEEVQQQFVDFYEDVLPEFRTAGKVVQFKVSCNFEPHLRGNVYVQFDTEEQCREAFVMFNGRWYAGKQLQCEFSPVTRWKTAICGLFDRQKCPKGKHCNFLHVYRNPGNEFWEADRDLHMSPDRGGGGTGSFAGGRFSERSNRSSWTERSQSRRGERSRRSRSRESRIAQRRESLQSDRSWTSRTSTRLRSRSRDRESRDRSRDRRDRGRSRDRDRRDGSRDRDGSKREGWRGSPTEASRGRSRSASPGESSKRKRQGSRSPGESSKRKRQGSRSPGESSKRKRQGSRSPGESSKRKRQGSRSPGEASKRKRQGSRSPGESSKRKRRGSRSPGKTSQKDKQPANDSSDTAPSRHKHSKKSKKKKSKRRKPKRDKKSQTAGGQSSSAESGKESWDEEKPSPNLVDSSTRTPHEVDNTTQGTVDVDNTTQGTVEVDNTSQETVDVDNTSQETARVNAILSLMLSESLDNANAVTSDIQTQVKEEPEDPCPPIVPSPSPGDVDIAQTPGATDNSTPEANALSPDLHSIFLKQEYPSLPSVPEEECEQDGPETLPDSPDDDEP, from the exons ATGGTGGTGCCAAAGAATCACACCGTAGTGCT TCAAAAACGCAGGGCATCTttgaagaagaaagaaagaagaaaacgAAAACGCCAAGCCCTCGCCAAAGCCCAAATCAGAGAATCTGGTG AAAATGGAGATGATTCTCCACCAGAACAAGATGACGATGAAGAGGAAAGGAAGGCTGAGGAAGAAAG acGGCGCCTAGACCAGGAGTGgctggagagggagaggctggCCCAGCAGGAATTCAGACTCCGGTGGGAGAGGGAAGACGCTGCaaggaagagacaggaggaagaggag GCGAGGATAAAGCAGGAATGGGAGGcccagcagaggagagaggaagaggagaaggagcagaagcaacaggagaagagagacagagag GAAGCTGTACAGAAAATGTTGGACCAGGCTGAGAGTCAG CTGGAGAATGGGGGTCCCTGGAGAAACCCTGAGGCTCCAGATTTTGGTACGGAGCAAGACCGGGCTAACTGCCCCTTCTTCCTCAAAACTGGAGCCTGCCGCTTTGGTGACAG GTGCTCTCGTAAGCATGTCCACCCCCCGTCCAGCCCTACTCTGATGATCCGGGGGATGTTTGCGACTTTCGGGATGGACCAGAGGTCACGGGACGACTACGATACAGACGCCTGTCTGGAGCACAGCGAGGAGGAGGTACAACAGCAGTTTGTGGATTTCTACGAGGATGTACTTCCTGAGTTCAGGACTGCTGGCAAGGTGGTGCAGTTTAAG GTCAGCTGCAACTTTGAGCCACATTTGAGAGGAAATGTTTATGTCCAGTTTGACAC AGAGGAGCAGTGCAGAGAGGCCTTCGTGATGTTCAATGGAAGATGGTACGCTGGTAAACAGCTCCAGTGTGAGTTCTCTCCTGTCACCAGATGGAAGACTGCTATATGTG GTTTGTTCGACCGACAGAAGTGTCCGAAAGGAAAGCACTGCAACTTCCTGCACGTGTACCGTAACCCTGGAAACGAGTTCTGGGAGGCGGACAGGGACCTGCACATGTCCCCCGACCGGGGAGGAGGGGGTACCGGGTCTTTCGCTGGGGGCCGGTTCTCTGAGAGGAGTAACCGCTCCTCGTGGACCGAGAGGTCACAGAGCCGACggggggagaggagcaggaggagtagGAGCAGGGAGAGCAGAATAGCCCAAAGGAGAGAGAGTCTTCAGAGTGACAGGTCTTGGACCAGTCGTACCAGCACAAGACTCAGGTCGAGGAGTAGGGACAGAGAAAGTAGAGACAGGAGCAGAGATAGGAGGGACAGAGGCAGGAGCAGGGACAGAGACCGGCGGGATGGGAGCAGAGACCGAgatgggagcaagagagaggggtggaggggttcaCCCACAGAGGCTAGTAGGGGGAGATCCAGATCAGCCAGCCCTGGAGAGTCCTctaagaggaagagacaggggagcAGGAGCCCTGGAGAGTCCTctaagaggaagagacaggggagcAGGAGCCCTGGAGAGTCCTctaagaggaagagacaggggagcAGGAGCCCTGGAGAGTCCTctaagaggaagagacaggggagcAGGAGCCCTGGAGAGGCCTctaagaggaagagacaggggagcAGGAGCCCTGGAGAGTCCTCTAAGAGGAAGAGACGGGGGAGCAGGAGCCCTGGGAAAACATCCCAAAAAGACAAGCAGCCAGCCAACGACAGCAGCGACACAGCTCCATCACGCCACAAACACTCCAAAAAAAGCAAAAAGAAGAAGAGCAAGAGGAGGAAACCCAAGAGGGACAAAAAGAGCCAGACGGCTGGGGGTCAGAGTTCATCTGCAGAGTCGGGGAAGGAGTCTTGGGACGAGGAGAAACCCTCTCCAAACCTTGTAGACAGCAGTACACGGACTCCTCATGAGGTAGACAACACTACCCAGGGGACTGTGGATGTAGACAACACTACCCAGGGGACTGTGGAGGTAGACAACACTTCCCAGGAGACTGTGGATGTAGACAACACTTCCCAGGAGACTGCTAGGGTAAATGCCATACTTAGTCTCATGTTGTCTGAGTCTCTTGATAATGCCAATGCAGTCACTTCAGACATACAGACCCAGGTCAAGGAGGAGCCTGAGGATCCCTGTCCACCTATTGTCCCCTCTCCTAGCCCTGGGGATGTGGACATCGCTCAGACTCCTGGGGCCACTGACAACAGTACTCCTGAGGCAAACGCACTCTCCCCAGACCTCCATAGTATCTTCCTCAAGCAGGAGTATCCCTCTCTACCCAGTGTGCCTGAAGAGGAATGtgaacaggatggacctgagacGCTGCCTGATTCCCCTGACGATGATGAACCATAG